The proteins below come from a single Cylindrospermopsis raciborskii Cr2010 genomic window:
- a CDS encoding Uma2 family endonuclease gives MVRQIAPKTQLGVIESNISQGVETPKIVYPESDNKPMADNTRQFTWIVKIKENLEILFKSNADVFVAGDLFWYPVEGSNKIKLAPDTMVVFGRPKGHRGSYRQWEEDNIPPQVVFEILSPGNTQDEMDKKKLFYLKHGVEEYYVYDPDRISLEVSIRENNSFKEIKDFSVWTSPRLDVRFDMTGDELVIYYPDGGRFLSPVELSNYAEQETQRAERERLLKEQETQRAERERLLKEQETQRAERERLLKEQETQRAERERLLKEQETQRTERERLLKEQETQRAEREKLLKEQERFLKEQETQRAEREKLLKEQERFLKEQEQIKYQTLLSQLKAKGIDITALE, from the coding sequence ATGGTGAGGCAAATTGCACCAAAAACTCAACTGGGGGTGATAGAATCTAACATTAGTCAGGGTGTGGAGACGCCTAAAATTGTCTACCCAGAAAGTGATAATAAACCTATGGCGGATAACACTAGACAATTTACATGGATTGTCAAAATTAAGGAAAATTTAGAAATACTATTTAAGTCCAATGCAGATGTGTTTGTGGCTGGGGACTTATTTTGGTATCCAGTGGAGGGTAGTAACAAAATTAAACTAGCCCCTGACACCATGGTAGTGTTTGGGAGACCCAAGGGGCACCGGGGGTCTTATCGACAGTGGGAAGAGGATAATATTCCTCCCCAGGTGGTTTTTGAAATTTTATCTCCCGGGAATACTCAAGATGAAATGGACAAAAAAAAGCTGTTTTATCTGAAACATGGAGTAGAAGAGTATTATGTGTATGACCCAGATAGGATTAGTCTAGAAGTATCTATTAGAGAAAATAATTCATTTAAAGAGATTAAGGATTTTAGTGTTTGGACTAGTCCAAGATTGGATGTACGGTTTGATATGACGGGAGATGAATTAGTCATCTATTATCCAGACGGTGGTAGGTTTCTTAGTCCTGTAGAGTTGAGTAATTATGCAGAACAAGAAACCCAACGTGCAGAACGTGAAAGACTTCTCAAAGAGCAGGAAACTCAGCGTGCAGAACGTGAAAGACTTCTCAAAGAGCAGGAAACTCAGCGTGCAGAACGTGAAAGACTTCTCAAAGAGCAGGAAACTCAGCGTGCAGAACGTGAAAGACTTCTCAAAGAGCAGGAAACTCAACGTACAGAACGTGAAAGACTTCTCAAAGAGCAGGAAACTCAACGTGCAGAACGTGAAAAATTGCTTAAAGAACAAGAAAGATTTCTCAAAGAGCAGGAAACTCAACGTGCAGAACGTGAAAAATTGCTTAAAGAACAAGAAAGATTTCTCAAAGAGCAGGAACAAATAAAGTATCAAACCTTGCTATCACAATTAAAAGCTAAGGGTATTGATATTACTGCACTCGAATAA
- a CDS encoding Uma2 family endonuclease — MVRQIPSKTQLGVIKSNTNQGVDTPKIVYPESDNKPMADNTRQFTWIVKIKENLEILFKSNADVFVAGDLFWYPVEGSNKIKLAPDTMVVFGRPKGHRGSYLQWEEDNIPPQVVFEILSPGNNNTEMDRKKLFYLEHGVEEYYVYDPDRISLEVSIRENNSFKEIENFTTWTSPRLKIRFDMSQDELVIYYPDGSKFLSPVELSNYAEQETQRAEREKLLKEQERFLKEQETQRAEREKLLKEQERFLKEQETQRAEREKLLKEQERFLKEQEQIKYQTLLSQLKAKGIDITALE; from the coding sequence ATGGTGAGGCAAATTCCATCAAAAACTCAACTGGGGGTGATAAAATCTAACACTAATCAGGGTGTGGACACGCCTAAAATTGTCTACCCAGAAAGTGATAATAAACCTATGGCGGATAACACTAGACAATTTACATGGATTGTCAAAATTAAGGAAAATTTAGAAATACTATTTAAGTCCAATGCAGATGTGTTTGTGGCTGGGGACTTATTTTGGTATCCAGTGGAGGGTAGTAACAAAATTAAACTAGCCCCTGACACCATGGTAGTGTTTGGGAGACCCAAGGGGCACCGGGGGTCTTATCTACAGTGGGAGGAGGATAATATTCCTCCCCAGGTGGTGTTTGAAATTTTATCTCCTGGTAATAATAATACTGAGATGGATAGAAAAAAGCTCTTTTATCTGGAACATGGAGTGGAGGAGTATTATGTATATGATCCAGATAGGATTAGTCTAGAAGTATCCATTAGAGAAAATAACTCATTTAAGGAGATTGAGAATTTTACCACTTGGACCAGTCCAAGATTGAAAATAAGATTTGACATGAGCCAAGATGAATTAGTCATCTATTATCCAGATGGGAGTAAGTTTCTTAGTCCTGTAGAATTGAGTAATTATGCAGAACAAGAAACTCAACGTGCAGAACGTGAAAAATTGCTTAAAGAACAAGAAAGATTTCTCAAAGAGCAGGAAACTCAACGTGCAGAACGTGAAAAATTGCTTAAAGAACAAGAAAGATTTCTCAAAGAGCAGGAAACTCAACGTGCAGAACGTGAAAAATTGCTTAAAGAACAAGAAAGATTTCTCAAAGAGCAGGAACAAATAAAGTATCAAACCTTGCTATCACAATTAAAAGCTAAGGGTATTGATATTACTGCACTCGAATAA
- a CDS encoding 4Fe-4S single cluster domain-containing protein codes for MTAALNELVILSPMEEIPNGYLNIMGYVDKSEVNGPGRRAVVWMQGCPRHCSSCFNPQSWSFEVNKLVAIDDLAEDILRNSENTGVTFSGGEPFLQAKSLAILARKLKARGLNVMSFSGFTLQELQSESAPPGSRELLGELDILIDGPFVDSLAINSPTSPVSSRNQKVYVFNPEFNDKITWASDQIEVHILKDGARIVTGYQGSLELFN; via the coding sequence ATGACAGCAGCTTTAAACGAATTAGTGATACTATCTCCCATGGAAGAGATTCCCAACGGGTATCTAAACATCATGGGGTATGTTGACAAATCCGAGGTTAACGGACCCGGTCGTCGTGCTGTGGTATGGATGCAGGGTTGTCCTCGCCATTGTTCCAGTTGTTTTAATCCCCAGTCTTGGAGTTTTGAAGTTAACAAGTTAGTTGCTATTGATGACCTAGCGGAAGATATCCTGAGAAATTCTGAAAATACAGGGGTTACTTTTTCAGGAGGAGAACCATTTCTGCAAGCCAAGTCCCTAGCGATTTTGGCAAGAAAACTCAAAGCTAGGGGTTTAAATGTAATGTCCTTCAGCGGTTTTACCCTCCAGGAATTACAGTCGGAATCAGCACCCCCCGGTTCTCGGGAATTATTAGGAGAATTGGACATTTTAATTGATGGTCCATTTGTAGATTCCTTAGCTATTAACTCCCCCACCTCCCCCGTATCCTCCCGGAACCAAAAAGTCTATGTGTTTAACCCAGAGTTTAATGATAAGATCACCTGGGCCAGCGATCAAATAGAAGTTCACATTCTGAAAGATGGAGCACGAATTGTGACCGGTTATCAAGGTTCCCTGGAACTGTTTAATTAA
- the tnpA gene encoding IS200/IS605 family transposase, whose amino-acid sequence MKTTLEYRIGNHSKGNAVVHLVWIPKRRKKVLSGEIAKCLRQIIYELAKEKDWDILSLEVAPDHVHLFVEHQPDVAINQVVKAFKGRSSSLLRRKFPELLKLPSLWTNSYFYSTAGQVSADVIKRYIEDPRHG is encoded by the coding sequence ATGAAGACAACACTGGAATACAGAATAGGAAATCACTCAAAAGGTAATGCAGTAGTGCATCTTGTATGGATACCTAAACGCCGAAAAAAGGTATTATCTGGAGAGATAGCTAAATGCCTTAGACAGATAATTTACGAACTAGCCAAAGAAAAAGACTGGGATATCCTCTCTCTTGAGGTTGCTCCAGACCATGTTCATTTATTTGTAGAACATCAACCAGATGTTGCTATAAATCAAGTGGTTAAAGCTTTTAAAGGACGGTCATCTAGCTTGTTAAGACGAAAATTTCCTGAATTACTTAAACTTCCTAGCCTATGGACTAATAGTTATTTTTATTCCACTGCTGGACAGGTTTCAGCAGATGTTATTAAAAGGTATATTGAAGATCCGCGTCACGGTTAA
- the ispG gene encoding (E)-4-hydroxy-3-methylbut-2-enyl-diphosphate synthase, protein MQTLPSLETGKIITSQPTFDTTIKRRKTRAVKVGDVIIGGGYPVVVQSMINEDTLDIDGSVSAIRRLHEIGCEIVRVTVPSMAHAKALAEIKQKLQQTYRDVPIVADVHHNGMKIALEVAKHIEKVRINPGLYVFEKPNTNRTEYTKTEFDEIGEKIRETLAPLVVSLRDQGKAMRIGVNHGSLAERMLFTYGDTPEGMVESALEFIRICESLNFYNIVISMKASRVPVMVAAYRLMSKRMDDLGMDYPLHLGVTEAGDGEYGRIKSTAGIATLLADGIGDTIRVSLTESPEKEIPVCYSILQALGLRKTMVEYVACPSCGRTLFNLEEVLHKVREATKHLTGLDIAVMGCIVNGPGEMADADYGYVGKNPGFISLYRGREEIKKVPEDQGVEELINLIKADGRWIDP, encoded by the coding sequence ATGCAAACCCTACCATCCCTTGAGACTGGTAAAATCATCACCAGCCAACCTACTTTTGACACCACTATTAAACGTCGTAAAACCCGTGCTGTTAAGGTGGGGGATGTGATTATTGGTGGTGGCTACCCCGTGGTAGTACAGTCAATGATTAATGAAGACACCTTAGATATTGATGGCTCTGTCAGCGCTATTCGTCGTCTCCATGAAATTGGCTGCGAAATAGTTAGAGTAACTGTTCCCAGTATGGCCCATGCCAAAGCATTAGCGGAAATTAAACAAAAGTTACAACAAACTTACAGGGATGTTCCCATTGTAGCTGATGTTCACCACAACGGGATGAAAATTGCCTTAGAGGTGGCTAAACACATCGAAAAAGTCCGAATCAATCCAGGATTATACGTATTTGAGAAACCGAACACCAATCGCACTGAATATACAAAAACTGAGTTTGACGAAATAGGGGAAAAAATTCGTGAGACCCTAGCTCCACTGGTAGTGTCACTGCGAGATCAAGGTAAAGCTATGCGTATTGGAGTGAACCATGGTTCTCTAGCAGAAAGAATGTTATTTACCTATGGTGATACGCCCGAGGGTATGGTAGAATCAGCTTTAGAATTTATCCGTATTTGTGAATCTCTGAATTTTTACAACATTGTTATTTCCATGAAAGCATCGCGGGTTCCGGTGATGGTAGCTGCATACCGACTCATGTCCAAACGGATGGATGATTTGGGTATGGATTATCCCTTACATTTAGGGGTGACGGAAGCAGGAGATGGTGAATATGGTAGAATTAAATCCACTGCGGGGATTGCCACCTTGTTAGCAGATGGTATTGGTGATACCATTCGCGTGTCTTTAACAGAATCACCGGAAAAGGAGATTCCCGTTTGTTACAGCATTCTTCAAGCTCTGGGTTTGCGGAAAACAATGGTTGAATACGTCGCTTGTCCTTCTTGTGGTAGGACTTTATTTAATCTAGAGGAGGTGCTCCATAAAGTTCGGGAAGCAACGAAACATTTAACCGGGTTAGATATTGCTGTTATGGGTTGTATTGTCAACGGTCCAGGGGAAATGGCTGATGCGGACTATGGATATGTGGGCAAAAATCCCGGTTTTATCTCTTTGTATAGGGGTAGAGAGGAGATTAAAAAGGTTCCAGAAGACCAAGGGGTGGAAGAATTAATTAATTTAATTAAAGCTGATGGTCGTTGGATAGATCCTTAA
- the rsmG gene encoding 16S rRNA (guanine(527)-N(7))-methyltransferase RsmG: MDRESGGTLPEMAEIWQETLNWQPTIEQGNQLQKLYDLIVLANRQINLTRITEPKEFWEKHLWDSLRGVAPQQHFLPELNAAGSIIDIGSGAGFPGLPIGIVFPHYQVTLLDSTRKKVNFINSAIEKLPLSNATTILGRAEEIGQDTPYREKYNLAVIRAVASASICSEYALPLIKKGGLAIIYRGTWTQEENQNLEHTANILGARIDLIDRFTTPLTKSVRHCVYLRKVLHTPISFPRPVGVPTQNPL; this comes from the coding sequence ATGGATAGGGAAAGTGGCGGTACTTTACCGGAGATGGCAGAAATTTGGCAGGAAACATTAAATTGGCAACCGACAATTGAACAGGGGAATCAACTGCAAAAGCTGTACGATTTGATTGTACTTGCTAATCGTCAAATCAACTTAACTCGAATTACCGAACCCAAAGAATTTTGGGAAAAACATCTTTGGGATTCTTTAAGAGGAGTTGCACCACAGCAGCATTTTCTACCAGAATTGAATGCAGCTGGGTCAATAATTGACATTGGTAGCGGTGCGGGATTTCCCGGTCTACCAATTGGCATAGTTTTTCCTCATTACCAGGTAACTCTACTAGATTCTACTCGCAAGAAAGTTAACTTTATCAACAGTGCTATAGAAAAACTACCCCTGAGTAATGCAACAACAATTCTAGGAAGAGCGGAGGAAATTGGACAAGACACCCCATACAGGGAGAAATATAATTTAGCAGTCATTCGCGCTGTAGCTAGTGCTTCTATATGTAGTGAATATGCATTACCCTTAATCAAAAAAGGCGGTTTGGCAATCATTTATCGGGGAACCTGGACACAGGAAGAAAATCAAAATTTAGAACATACTGCCAATATTTTGGGAGCTAGGATAGATCTGATAGATAGATTTACCACTCCCCTGACTAAAAGTGTTCGTCACTGTGTATATTTAAGGAAGGTGCTACACACACCTATCAGTTTTCCTCGTCCTGTGGGCGTACCCACCCAAAATCCATTATGA
- a CDS encoding ABC transporter ATP-binding protein codes for MLYLQNLTYHPTACPTPILQAINLELPPQKLGLVIGPSGSGKSTLLEILSGLAEPTSGGIFWREQGLVAEHLQQLAGIVFQFPERHFCGGTILEELRLGHPELGLERVKNALKEVGLESLSLSTSPNALSGGQQRRLALAVQLIRQPNLLLLDEPTAGLDWSMRRQLVTLLERLKKNWTILVVTHDAGDLLPIADCCWNLHHGILSPIAPSLESIAK; via the coding sequence ATGCTCTATCTTCAAAATCTAACTTATCACCCCACAGCTTGTCCCACTCCAATTCTCCAAGCTATTAATTTGGAACTACCACCTCAAAAACTAGGACTAGTAATTGGACCCAGTGGATCTGGCAAAAGTACCCTACTAGAGATTTTATCAGGACTTGCAGAACCCACTAGTGGTGGTATATTTTGGAGGGAACAAGGACTAGTAGCAGAACACCTGCAACAACTAGCGGGGATAGTATTTCAATTTCCAGAAAGACACTTTTGTGGGGGCACAATTTTGGAAGAGTTGCGTTTGGGTCATCCAGAACTAGGACTAGAGAGGGTCAAGAATGCATTAAAGGAGGTAGGACTAGAGAGCTTATCCTTATCTACATCGCCTAATGCTCTCAGTGGTGGACAACAAAGACGTTTAGCTCTAGCTGTACAGTTGATTCGCCAACCAAACCTATTACTACTAGATGAGCCTACAGCAGGTCTGGACTGGTCAATGCGTCGTCAACTAGTCACTTTACTAGAGAGACTCAAGAAAAACTGGACAATACTGGTAGTCACCCATGATGCGGGGGATCTATTACCAATAGCAGATTGTTGTTGGAATCTCCACCATGGTATTTTGAGTCCCATTGCTCCCAGTTTAGAGTCAATTGCGAAGTAA
- a CDS encoding Sll0314/Alr1548 family TPR repeat-containing protein produces the protein MISKGFLIAFLTLPRNLSVVQVVSMATLALGLSINTAFAGDPFRANQPHKIGDRTEAAFRAIFEQGNYGAGEDHLKKAMVEEPGEPLVYALKASLSYVNQDWVALEKYSRKTLETGEKLTATNPLRGNLYTGVGNFLIGATTLTRQGVWKGASQAFLQLKKVYEYLDQAEAIDANDPELSLIRGYMNLILAVNLPFTSPEKAIEQWQQNAAPRYLVDRGIALAYRDLKQYPEALEYVNRALNSTSDNPEIYYLKAQILHEQAKREQDQNLVQQAIANFDLALAKKSQLPSSLVKQIEYERSQAQARLKSN, from the coding sequence ATGATATCCAAAGGTTTTTTAATTGCTTTCCTCACTCTCCCCAGAAATTTATCCGTTGTTCAGGTGGTTTCTATGGCTACCCTAGCTCTTGGTTTGAGCATTAATACGGCTTTTGCCGGAGATCCATTTCGTGCTAATCAACCTCATAAAATTGGCGATCGCACTGAAGCGGCTTTTAGAGCAATTTTTGAACAGGGGAATTATGGAGCTGGTGAAGATCATCTGAAAAAAGCCATGGTCGAGGAACCGGGGGAACCTTTGGTCTATGCTTTGAAAGCGTCCCTGTCCTATGTTAATCAAGATTGGGTTGCTTTGGAGAAGTATAGTCGAAAAACCTTAGAAACTGGTGAAAAGTTGACTGCGACTAATCCCTTGCGTGGTAATTTATATACTGGAGTGGGTAACTTTTTAATTGGAGCGACAACTCTCACTCGTCAAGGGGTTTGGAAAGGTGCTTCCCAGGCTTTTTTACAGTTAAAAAAGGTTTATGAATATTTAGACCAGGCAGAGGCTATTGATGCTAATGATCCTGAGTTAAGTTTAATTAGGGGTTATATGAATCTGATATTAGCGGTAAACTTACCCTTTACTAGTCCAGAAAAGGCAATTGAACAATGGCAACAAAATGCCGCACCTCGTTACTTGGTAGATAGAGGGATTGCTTTGGCATATCGAGATTTAAAACAATATCCGGAAGCCCTAGAGTATGTCAATCGAGCTTTAAATAGCACTAGTGACAATCCAGAAATTTATTATCTCAAAGCTCAAATTCTTCATGAGCAAGCCAAAAGAGAACAAGACCAGAATTTGGTTCAACAGGCGATCGCCAATTTTGATTTAGCCCTAGCCAAGAAATCCCAACTTCCTTCTAGTTTAGTTAAACAAATTGAGTATGAGCGTAGCCAGGCTCAAGCTAGACTTAAAAGCAATTAG
- a CDS encoding DUF3531 family protein translates to MHIQFREFNPFDVWIWFKFGTIPSPQEKQYVEEVFNSWFYLGKLGGFNAENLQIQETGVDLNYIDYDREGYSRSMVALMHNMGEFEYEGEWGRCWFDLGTSDAIALDILLNALLQLNEEYVVIEILYIGGENEDWPVENEEMRAYSIYEN, encoded by the coding sequence ATGCACATTCAATTTCGAGAATTTAACCCCTTTGATGTCTGGATTTGGTTTAAGTTTGGGACAATTCCCTCCCCGCAGGAAAAACAATATGTGGAAGAGGTTTTTAACTCCTGGTTTTATTTAGGGAAACTAGGAGGATTTAACGCCGAGAACTTGCAAATACAAGAAACTGGTGTAGACCTAAACTACATAGATTATGATAGGGAAGGTTATAGTCGTTCCATGGTAGCTCTCATGCACAACATGGGGGAATTTGAATATGAGGGAGAATGGGGAAGATGCTGGTTCGACCTAGGCACAAGCGATGCGATCGCATTAGACATTCTTTTGAATGCACTGTTGCAGTTAAATGAAGAGTATGTTGTGATAGAAATCCTATATATTGGGGGAGAAAACGAAGATTGGCCAGTAGAGAATGAGGAGATGCGTGCTTACTCAATTTACGAGAACTAA
- a CDS encoding NUDIX hydrolase, giving the protein MNKPGEIRVIVLALIRDGERIFVSEGYDPTKQSTFYRALGGGIEFGESSRMALAREFQEEIQAELTNISYLGCIENLFIFDGNQGHEIIQLYQCDFADPRFYQIESLTFSETPQKKHRALWVEISKFKSGELRLVPEIFFDYL; this is encoded by the coding sequence ATGAACAAACCAGGTGAGATTCGTGTTATAGTTCTAGCCCTAATCAGAGATGGGGAAAGAATATTTGTTTCCGAGGGATATGATCCAACCAAGCAATCAACATTTTATCGAGCTTTAGGTGGAGGGATAGAATTCGGGGAAAGCAGTCGAATGGCATTAGCGAGGGAATTTCAAGAAGAAATTCAAGCCGAACTAACCAATATTAGCTATTTAGGTTGTATAGAAAACCTATTTATTTTTGATGGTAACCAGGGACATGAAATCATTCAACTTTACCAATGTGACTTTGCTGACCCCAGATTTTATCAAATAGAAAGTCTCACCTTTTCAGAAACACCCCAGAAAAAACATCGCGCCCTCTGGGTAGAAATTAGTAAATTTAAATCAGGAGAACTCAGATTAGTGCCAGAAATATTTTTTGACTACCTGTAA
- the secA gene encoding preprotein translocase subunit SecA, which yields MLKLLLGDPNARKLKKYQHYITEINLLEEDVKLLSDDELRGKTAEFKQRLNKGESLEEILAEAFAVVREASSRVLGLRHFDVQLVGGVILHTGQIAEMKTGEGKTLVATLPSYLNALSNKGVHVVTVNDYLARRDAEWMGQIHRFLGMSVGLIQSTMIPIERKKNYDCDITYVTNSEVGFDYLRDNMATSMEEVVQRPFNYCVIDEVDSILIDEARTPLIISGQVERPTEKYLQAAEIAFTLKKDDHYEVDEKARNVLLTDDGFAEAENLLGVTDLFDPENPWAHFVFNAIKAKELFLKDVNYIVRNGEVVIVDEFTGRVLPGRRWSDGLHQAIEAKERVEIQPETQTLATITYQNLFLLYPKLAGMTGTAKTEEAEFEKIYKLEVSVIPTHRTRKRQDLSDMVFKTEPGKWGAIARECEEMHKGGRPVLVGTTSVEKSELLSRLLQEKGIPHELLNARPENVEREAEIVAQAGRRGAVTIATNMAGRGTDIILGGNSEYMARLKLREYFMPRIVRPEDDQFSIQRASGLPSGNGSNGSGQGFVPGKKSKNWRVSRGIFPTELSQVTEKLLKEAVEVAVNAYGSRALSELEAEDKVAIAAEKAPTDDAVVQKLRDAYQTIKQEYEKFTDAEHVEVVNNGGLHVIGTERHESRRIDNQLRGRSGRQGDPGTTRFFLSLEDNLLRIFGGDRVAGLMNAFQVEEDMPIESGLLTRSLEGAQKKVETYYYDIRKQVFEYDEVMNNQRRAIYAERRRVLEGEDLKEQVIKYAEKTMDDIVNYYINPELPSEEWDLEKLVGKVKEFVYLLADMQPTQLEDMGVGEIKAFLHEQSRIAYDMKEAEIDQIQPGLMRQAERFFILQRIDTLWREHLQQMDALRESVGLRGYGQKDPLIEYKSEGYELFLDMMVNIRRDVVYSLFMFQPQQQPAVQTSEIV from the coding sequence ATGCTAAAACTATTGTTGGGCGATCCCAACGCTCGTAAACTAAAAAAGTACCAACACTACATTACAGAAATTAATCTCTTAGAAGAAGATGTTAAATTACTCTCTGATGATGAGTTAAGGGGGAAAACTGCTGAGTTTAAACAAAGATTAAACAAAGGTGAAAGCTTAGAGGAGATTCTAGCAGAAGCTTTTGCAGTAGTAAGAGAAGCTTCTTCCAGAGTATTAGGGTTAAGACATTTTGATGTTCAGCTGGTAGGGGGAGTAATTCTCCACACAGGACAAATAGCAGAAATGAAAACCGGTGAAGGTAAAACCCTAGTAGCTACCTTACCCAGTTATTTAAATGCTTTAAGTAATAAAGGTGTTCATGTTGTTACTGTAAATGATTATCTAGCTCGACGAGATGCGGAATGGATGGGTCAGATACACCGCTTCTTGGGAATGAGTGTGGGACTGATTCAGTCGACCATGATCCCCATAGAAAGGAAAAAAAATTACGACTGTGATATTACTTATGTAACCAACAGTGAAGTAGGTTTTGACTACCTGCGAGATAATATGGCCACATCCATGGAAGAAGTGGTGCAACGTCCATTTAATTATTGTGTAATCGACGAAGTGGATTCCATTCTCATTGATGAAGCGCGAACTCCCCTAATTATTTCTGGACAAGTAGAAAGACCAACAGAAAAATACTTACAAGCAGCAGAAATTGCATTTACCCTTAAAAAAGACGATCACTACGAAGTGGATGAAAAAGCGCGGAATGTTCTTTTAACAGATGATGGGTTTGCCGAAGCTGAGAATCTTTTAGGCGTAACCGATTTATTTGATCCAGAAAATCCCTGGGCCCATTTTGTCTTTAATGCTATTAAGGCGAAAGAACTATTCCTCAAAGACGTGAATTATATCGTGCGCAATGGGGAAGTGGTAATTGTTGATGAATTTACTGGTCGGGTACTACCAGGAAGACGGTGGAGCGATGGTTTGCACCAAGCTATAGAAGCCAAAGAAAGAGTGGAAATTCAGCCTGAAACCCAAACCCTGGCAACCATTACCTACCAAAACCTATTTTTGCTTTATCCGAAATTAGCTGGAATGACAGGGACGGCCAAAACGGAAGAAGCGGAATTTGAAAAGATTTATAAATTAGAAGTAAGTGTTATTCCCACTCACCGCACCAGAAAACGTCAAGACCTATCCGACATGGTGTTTAAAACAGAACCGGGTAAATGGGGAGCCATTGCACGGGAATGTGAAGAAATGCACAAAGGTGGCAGACCGGTACTAGTAGGAACCACTAGTGTGGAAAAATCCGAACTGTTGAGCAGATTACTGCAAGAAAAGGGTATTCCTCACGAATTACTAAATGCTAGACCGGAAAACGTAGAACGGGAAGCGGAAATTGTCGCCCAAGCTGGACGCAGGGGTGCAGTAACCATAGCTACTAATATGGCGGGACGAGGCACGGATATTATTTTAGGCGGTAACTCCGAATATATGGCTCGGTTGAAGTTACGGGAATATTTTATGCCTAGGATTGTGAGACCAGAAGATGATCAATTCAGCATTCAAAGAGCTTCAGGACTTCCTAGTGGAAATGGTAGTAATGGTAGTGGTCAGGGTTTTGTTCCCGGCAAAAAAAGCAAAAATTGGCGCGTATCTAGGGGGATTTTTCCCACTGAGTTATCCCAGGTAACTGAAAAACTATTAAAGGAAGCGGTTGAGGTAGCAGTTAATGCCTACGGTAGTCGCGCCTTATCGGAATTAGAAGCAGAAGATAAAGTAGCTATAGCTGCTGAAAAAGCACCTACGGATGATGCAGTAGTGCAAAAGTTAAGAGATGCTTACCAGACTATTAAACAAGAATATGAAAAATTTACTGACGCTGAACATGTAGAAGTAGTAAACAATGGTGGACTCCATGTCATAGGTACAGAAAGGCATGAATCACGGCGGATTGATAACCAATTAAGAGGAAGATCGGGTAGACAAGGTGACCCGGGGACAACCAGATTTTTCCTGAGTCTGGAAGATAATTTACTGAGAATATTTGGTGGAGATCGGGTAGCTGGGTTAATGAATGCGTTCCAAGTAGAGGAAGATATGCCCATTGAATCGGGTTTATTAACTCGTAGTTTGGAAGGTGCTCAGAAAAAGGTGGAAACCTATTACTATGACATTCGTAAGCAAGTGTTTGAATATGACGAAGTCATGAATAATCAACGTCGTGCTATTTATGCTGAACGTAGACGAGTTTTAGAAGGAGAAGATTTAAAAGAACAGGTCATCAAATATGCAGAAAAGACCATGGATGACATCGTGAATTATTATATTAACCCAGAATTACCCTCAGAAGAATGGGATTTAGAAAAGTTGGTGGGCAAGGTTAAGGAGTTTGTTTACTTATTAGCTGATATGCAACCCACCCAACTAGAGGATATGGGGGTAGGAGAAATTAAGGCTTTCCTTCATGAACAATCGCGTATTGCCTATGATATGAAAGAAGCAGAAATAGACCAAATTCAACCGGGTCTGATGCGACAAGCAGAACGATTCTTCATTTTACAGCGGATAGATACCTTATGGCGAGAACATTTACAGCAGATGGATGCCCTGCGTGAATCTGTAGGGTTACGTGGTTACGGACAAAAAGATCCACTTATTGAGTACAAGAGCGAGGGATACGAGTTGTTCTTAGACATGATGGTGAATATTCGCAGGGATGTGGTTTACTCCCTGTTTATGTTCCAACCGCAGCAACAACCCGCAGTCCAAACCTCTGAAATAGTCTAA
- the rpmB gene encoding 50S ribosomal protein L28 translates to MSRRCELTGKKANNAMSVSHSHRRTRRLQQPNLQTKRVWWPAGNRWVKLKLSTKAIKTLDTKGLEAMAKEAGINLNTY, encoded by the coding sequence ATGTCTCGTCGTTGCGAACTCACAGGTAAAAAGGCTAATAATGCCATGTCCGTTTCCCACTCTCACCGTCGTACCAGACGTTTACAGCAACCTAATTTACAAACTAAGAGGGTTTGGTGGCCCGCTGGTAACCGTTGGGTAAAGTTGAAACTTTCTACCAAAGCAATTAAAACTCTTGATACCAAAGGTTTGGAAGCAATGGCCAAGGAAGCTGGTATTAATTTAAACACTTACTAA